From Pseudofrankia saprophytica, a single genomic window includes:
- a CDS encoding ATP-binding protein produces MTAVRSENDHRTPPAADADGVAAVDKAEAAAPPRPGFRLDRLELLNWGTFHRRVWTLRVGGDNGLLTGDIGSGKSTVVDAVTTLLLPAQRISYNRAAGAESRERTLRSYVQGHYKSERVESSGGSRPVGLRTDGSTYSVLLGVFVNEALGATASLAQVFWQPADDTGQPERFYATAARDLGIAADFADFGEDIPALKRKLRRGGVDVHDGFPGYGRAFRRLLAVESEQAMELFHQTVSMKSVGDLNEFVRAHMLEKQDVGRRVDELVAHFEDLTRAHAAVRRARDQLETLTPLLGDCDEYDQFGGREHSLAAEAQAVRYFVADRTAAFLRGEIRQLDVRIEQDTVRAGDLDTRVRTLRADEKRLELQRAGLGGGRLGEIERELGRLDQDREAREARARVFDARLVTLGLDAVSDAGEFDARRREFTRLAERLTGQRQQLEGRRSDLDVRSRMIRDESGALRDEIASLRQRRSNIPVRSLELRGRLCSETGLDAAELPFAGELIQVSPEHREWEGAAERLLHGFGLSLLVPDRHYRAVSDWIDRNHLRARLIYFRVPSAAGPPRQRQSASGNALLVDRLDLRSDSPFLPWLRRELESRADHECVATMDDFRRAAKAVTRTGQVKHTGGRHEKDDRWRVDDRTQYVLGWSNEQKIAAIVARAAQVQAELSEMTDRLGAVAADIEALGARETNVRLLADTQAWRELDWRSVAQEIDALTAEKAGLEKASAELADITQRLGALTDELTRADEQGDELRRRLGGLQARRGDAETELAECEQMLSAAEFEPASASFTTLAARLTEPRPSTPRQWVDAGRRLDDTIRHESRQVSDRRAATSRRLVAKMGRFRQAYPLETAELDDSVESIGGYRELHARLVRDDLPRFETEFKTHLNVNTIRDIATFQAELNRQRDLIRRRVATINESLTSIEYNQGTFIRLELDDTPNTEVRQFRADLRACTEGSLSGGGEADQYSEEKFLQVSKIVERLRGREGQTEADRIWTRRVTDVRNWFVFSASERALADDTEREHYTDSGGKSGGQKEKLAYTILAASLAYQFKLDSGPRTFRFVVIDEAFGRGSDASTRFALGLFERLGLQLLIVTPLQKIHVIERHVSSVGFVDNESGSYSRLQNLTVQEYRARRVGRLAAELATAQ; encoded by the coding sequence ATGACCGCCGTTCGCTCGGAGAACGATCATCGGACGCCGCCCGCGGCCGACGCGGATGGGGTGGCCGCGGTGGACAAGGCGGAAGCGGCCGCGCCACCGCGGCCGGGCTTCCGGCTCGACCGGCTCGAGCTGCTCAACTGGGGCACGTTCCACCGCCGCGTCTGGACGCTGCGGGTCGGCGGGGACAACGGCCTGCTCACCGGCGACATCGGCTCCGGCAAGTCGACGGTCGTCGACGCGGTCACCACGCTGTTGTTGCCCGCGCAGCGGATCTCCTACAACCGGGCCGCCGGCGCCGAGTCCCGCGAGCGGACGCTGCGCTCCTACGTCCAGGGCCACTACAAGTCCGAACGCGTCGAGTCGTCCGGCGGATCCCGTCCGGTCGGGCTGCGGACCGACGGCAGCACCTATTCGGTGCTGCTCGGGGTGTTCGTCAACGAGGCGCTGGGCGCGACCGCGAGCCTGGCCCAGGTCTTCTGGCAGCCGGCGGACGACACCGGGCAGCCGGAACGGTTCTACGCCACCGCCGCACGCGACCTGGGCATCGCCGCCGACTTCGCCGACTTCGGTGAGGACATTCCCGCGCTGAAGCGCAAGCTGCGCAGGGGCGGCGTCGACGTCCACGACGGCTTTCCCGGCTACGGTCGTGCCTTCCGGCGCCTGCTCGCCGTCGAGTCCGAGCAGGCGATGGAGCTGTTCCACCAGACGGTGTCGATGAAGTCCGTCGGCGACCTCAACGAGTTCGTCCGCGCGCACATGCTCGAGAAGCAGGACGTCGGCCGGCGCGTCGACGAGCTCGTCGCCCATTTCGAGGACCTGACCAGGGCGCACGCGGCCGTGCGCCGGGCCCGCGACCAGCTCGAGACGCTCACCCCACTGCTTGGCGACTGCGACGAGTACGACCAGTTCGGCGGGCGGGAACACTCGCTCGCGGCCGAGGCCCAGGCGGTGCGGTACTTCGTCGCCGACCGCACCGCGGCGTTCCTGCGCGGCGAGATCCGCCAGCTCGACGTGCGGATCGAGCAGGACACGGTGCGCGCGGGCGACCTCGATACCCGGGTCCGGACGCTGCGCGCGGACGAGAAGCGCCTTGAGCTCCAGCGCGCCGGTCTCGGTGGCGGCCGCCTCGGTGAGATCGAGCGGGAACTCGGCCGGCTCGACCAGGACCGGGAGGCCCGCGAGGCCCGGGCACGCGTGTTCGACGCCCGGCTTGTCACGCTCGGTCTGGACGCGGTCAGCGACGCCGGCGAGTTCGACGCGCGGCGTCGTGAGTTCACCCGGCTCGCCGAGAGGCTGACCGGGCAACGCCAGCAGCTGGAGGGACGCCGGTCGGACCTGGACGTCCGGAGCAGGATGATCCGCGACGAGTCCGGGGCGCTGCGGGACGAGATCGCGAGCCTGCGGCAGCGGCGCAGCAACATTCCCGTACGGAGCCTGGAACTGCGTGGGCGGCTGTGTTCCGAGACCGGTCTCGACGCGGCGGAGCTGCCGTTCGCCGGCGAGCTGATCCAGGTCTCGCCCGAGCACCGCGAGTGGGAAGGAGCCGCCGAACGGCTGTTGCACGGCTTCGGGCTCTCACTGCTCGTCCCGGACCGGCACTACCGGGCCGTCTCCGACTGGATCGATCGCAACCATCTGCGGGCAAGGCTGATCTACTTCAGGGTGCCGTCGGCCGCCGGTCCGCCGAGGCAGCGACAGTCCGCGAGCGGGAACGCGCTGCTCGTCGACCGCCTCGACCTGAGGTCCGACTCGCCGTTCCTGCCGTGGCTGCGGCGCGAGCTGGAGTCACGGGCCGACCACGAGTGCGTCGCCACCATGGACGACTTCCGCCGCGCGGCGAAGGCCGTCACCCGCACCGGGCAGGTCAAGCACACCGGTGGCCGGCACGAGAAGGACGACCGCTGGCGGGTCGACGACCGAACGCAGTACGTCCTGGGCTGGAGCAACGAGCAGAAGATCGCCGCGATCGTCGCCCGGGCAGCCCAGGTGCAGGCGGAGCTCTCGGAGATGACCGACCGCCTGGGCGCCGTCGCGGCGGACATCGAGGCGCTCGGCGCTCGGGAGACCAACGTCAGGCTGCTCGCGGACACGCAGGCGTGGCGTGAGCTCGACTGGCGCTCGGTCGCCCAGGAGATCGACGCGCTGACCGCGGAGAAGGCCGGGCTCGAGAAGGCGTCGGCGGAGCTCGCGGACATCACCCAGCGGCTCGGAGCGCTCACCGACGAGCTGACCCGGGCCGACGAGCAGGGCGACGAGCTGCGCCGCCGCCTCGGCGGGCTGCAGGCGCGCCGCGGTGACGCCGAGACCGAGCTGGCCGAATGCGAGCAGATGCTGTCCGCGGCCGAGTTCGAGCCGGCGAGCGCCTCGTTCACCACGCTGGCGGCCCGGCTGACCGAGCCGCGTCCGTCGACACCGCGCCAATGGGTGGACGCCGGCCGGCGGCTCGACGACACCATCCGTCACGAGTCGCGGCAGGTCAGCGACCGCCGCGCCGCCACCAGCCGGCGCCTCGTCGCGAAGATGGGGCGGTTCCGGCAGGCCTACCCGCTGGAGACCGCGGAGCTCGACGACTCCGTGGAGTCGATCGGCGGGTACCGGGAGCTGCACGCCCGGCTGGTTCGCGACGACCTGCCGCGGTTCGAGACCGAGTTCAAGACCCACCTGAACGTGAACACGATCCGCGACATCGCGACGTTCCAGGCCGAGCTGAACAGGCAGCGCGATCTGATCCGGAGGCGGGTAGCGACGATCAACGAGTCGCTGACGTCCATCGAGTACAACCAGGGCACCTTCATCCGGCTCGAACTCGACGACACCCCGAACACCGAGGTCAGGCAGTTCCGCGCGGACCTACGGGCCTGCACTGAGGGGTCGCTCTCCGGCGGCGGCGAGGCCGACCAGTACTCGGAGGAGAAGTTCCTGCAGGTCAGCAAGATCGTGGAACGGCTGCGCGGGCGGGAAGGGCAGACCGAGGCCGACCGGATCTGGACCCGGCGCGTCACCGACGTGCGCAACTGGTTCGTGTTCTCGGCATCGGAACGGGCGCTCGCGGACGACACCGAGCGTGAGCACTACACGGACTCGGGCGGGAAGTCCGGCGGGCAGAAGGAGAAGCTCGCCTACACGATTCTCGCGGCGTCGCTGGCCTACCAGTTCAAGCTCGACTCCGGGCCGCGCACCTTCCGGTTCGTCGTCATCGACGAGGCGTTCGGCCGCGGGTCGGACGCGTCGACCCGGTTCGCGCTCGGCCTGTTCGAACGCCTCGGGCTACAGCTGCTGATTGTCACTCCTTTGCAGAAGATCCACGTCATCGAGCGGCACGTGTCGTCGGTGGGCTTCGTCGACAACGAGTCCGGTAGCTACTCGCGGCTGCAGAACCTGACCGTCCAGGAATACCGGGCCAGGCGGGTCGGCCGGCTCGCGGCCGAGCTGGCCACCGCCCAGTGA
- a CDS encoding Wadjet anti-phage system protein JetD domain-containing protein — translation MTGDPVARPTRTGTKAAGWTTLADARARLRRRWESGQYLAAWAKGEPFETVEVPLRGPAVGELAERFDEARAWSQEWFAAEDRSADFRLPTRTVGGRSIGTNKIPARLVVDGGWDALWRLLQVTADVRRFTELRRLTAGEGRSLTAGGLVEASATGHREAAASDPGEGTVPRFRGTPTTGPGDGSATAAALVDWVNTHPARVLQHTPEQWARILATTRWLMRERGQGRYLRQVPVPGVDTKFIEVHRALLAELLDLLLPDGAVDQAVPRAQFARRYGFRSQPAYVRFRSLDPTVNRLPGVGELGVRIEDLAAAAPNVGTVFVLENEITYLAFPDVPDAAAVFGGGYGLTGLAAHPWFAGRRVLYWGDLDTHGFAILDRLRAEIPDAESFLMDRATLLAHPDQWVREPSQHRAPLPRLTPDEAALHQDLVSHAYGDAIRLEQERIGFPHLEAALTRRLA, via the coding sequence GTGACCGGCGACCCGGTGGCACGGCCAACGAGGACGGGGACGAAGGCGGCGGGATGGACAACGCTGGCGGACGCGCGGGCCCGCCTGCGCCGGCGGTGGGAGAGCGGCCAGTATCTCGCGGCCTGGGCCAAGGGCGAACCGTTCGAGACGGTGGAGGTTCCCCTGCGAGGGCCGGCGGTCGGTGAGCTGGCCGAACGGTTCGACGAGGCGCGGGCCTGGAGCCAGGAGTGGTTCGCCGCCGAAGACCGATCGGCGGACTTCCGGCTGCCGACCAGGACCGTCGGCGGTCGCAGCATCGGGACGAACAAGATCCCGGCCAGGCTGGTCGTCGACGGTGGCTGGGACGCGCTGTGGCGGCTCCTGCAGGTCACGGCCGACGTCCGACGGTTCACCGAGCTGCGCCGCCTCACCGCGGGCGAGGGCCGCAGCCTCACCGCGGGCGGACTCGTGGAGGCCAGCGCGACGGGACATCGGGAGGCCGCCGCGTCCGACCCCGGCGAAGGCACCGTGCCCCGGTTCCGCGGAACCCCCACGACCGGGCCCGGCGACGGCTCCGCCACGGCCGCGGCGCTCGTGGACTGGGTGAACACCCATCCGGCCCGCGTGCTCCAGCACACTCCCGAGCAGTGGGCCAGGATCCTCGCGACGACCCGGTGGCTCATGCGCGAACGCGGCCAGGGCCGATACCTGCGCCAGGTGCCGGTGCCGGGAGTCGACACCAAGTTCATCGAGGTCCACCGGGCGCTGCTCGCCGAGCTGCTCGACCTGCTGCTGCCGGACGGCGCCGTCGACCAAGCGGTTCCTCGTGCCCAGTTCGCCCGGCGATACGGGTTCCGGAGCCAGCCGGCCTACGTCCGGTTCCGCTCCCTCGACCCGACCGTGAACCGCCTGCCTGGCGTGGGCGAGCTGGGCGTCCGGATCGAGGACCTCGCGGCGGCGGCGCCGAACGTCGGCACCGTGTTCGTCCTCGAAAACGAGATCACCTATCTGGCCTTCCCTGACGTGCCCGACGCGGCCGCGGTCTTCGGCGGCGGCTACGGGCTGACCGGCCTCGCCGCGCACCCGTGGTTCGCCGGCCGCCGCGTCCTGTACTGGGGCGACCTCGACACCCACGGCTTCGCCATCCTCGACCGGCTACGCGCCGAGATACCCGACGCCGAGTCGTTCCTGATGGACCGCGCCACGCTGCTGGCGCACCCTGACCAGTGGGTCCGCGAACCCTCGCAGCACCGCGCCCCATTGCCCCGCCTGACCCCCGATGAGGCCGCTCTTCACCAGGACCTCGTCAGCCACGCCTACGGTGACGCGATCCGCCTGGAACAGGAGCGGATCGGCTTCCCCCATCTCGAGGCCGCCCTCACCCGCCGGCTCGCGTAG
- a CDS encoding TMEM175 family protein encodes MRTSRLEAFSDGVLAIIITIMVLELKIPEGHDFAALRHAAGSGLLTYLLSFVYVGIYWNNHHHMFQLTRQVTGAVLWANLGLLFFLSLFPFTTAWMDESKFAHSPVVLYGVNLMLAAIAYYVLQMIIIRGQGSDSPLRRAVGRDVKGKISPVLYLTGILCAQLVDPHGHVGVVIAVACYAAGALMWLIPDRRIEHAVRELGTPD; translated from the coding sequence ATGAGGACCAGCCGGCTGGAGGCGTTCAGCGACGGCGTTCTGGCCATCATCATCACGATCATGGTCCTGGAGCTGAAGATCCCCGAGGGCCATGACTTCGCCGCGCTGCGGCACGCCGCCGGCTCGGGCCTGCTGACCTATCTGCTCAGCTTCGTCTACGTCGGGATCTACTGGAACAACCATCACCACATGTTTCAGCTGACGCGCCAGGTCACCGGGGCCGTACTGTGGGCGAACCTGGGGCTGCTGTTCTTTCTCTCGCTGTTCCCGTTCACCACCGCCTGGATGGACGAGAGCAAGTTCGCCCACAGCCCCGTCGTCCTGTACGGCGTGAACCTGATGCTCGCCGCGATCGCGTACTACGTTCTTCAGATGATCATCATTCGCGGGCAGGGCTCCGATTCACCGCTGCGGCGAGCCGTCGGCCGGGATGTGAAGGGCAAGATCTCGCCGGTGCTGTACCTGACCGGCATCCTGTGCGCCCAGCTCGTCGACCCGCACGGACACGTCGGCGTCGTGATCGCGGTGGCCTGCTACGCCGCCGGGGCGCTCATGTGGTTGATCCCCGACCGCCGCATCGAACACGCCGTCCGCGAACTCGGCACCCCGGACTGA
- a CDS encoding enoyl-CoA hydratase/isomerase family protein gives MADERVRLEIDGPIATITNNNPGKHNAFDDTMDLALFEILDELAARRDLRAVIWRAEGKSFSSGRDVAAIGGGAVEISHHELMKRGHRGILRALDIEAPILVAMQGWSIGASFQRALICDIRVAAQGARMMLPELGYGVIPDTGGIGRLYQICGHGVVSDLVLTGRAMGADEALAHGVVSRVVPADELDRTVREMAEKIAAAPKVSVNMARGVIRHLSEPALRSSMADELIFQTFISRSDDIAEMRTARAEGRPPRYTGS, from the coding sequence ATGGCTGACGAACGGGTCCGGCTTGAGATCGACGGGCCGATCGCCACGATCACGAACAACAACCCGGGCAAGCACAACGCCTTCGACGACACGATGGACCTCGCTCTTTTCGAGATCCTCGACGAGCTGGCGGCACGACGCGACCTGCGAGCGGTGATCTGGCGGGCGGAGGGGAAGTCGTTCTCCTCGGGCCGCGATGTCGCCGCGATCGGTGGCGGCGCCGTCGAGATCAGCCACCACGAGCTGATGAAACGCGGCCACCGCGGCATCCTGCGCGCGCTCGACATCGAGGCACCGATCCTGGTCGCGATGCAGGGCTGGTCGATTGGAGCGTCGTTTCAACGGGCCCTGATCTGCGACATCCGGGTTGCCGCCCAGGGAGCCCGGATGATGCTGCCCGAGCTTGGCTACGGCGTCATCCCGGACACCGGTGGCATCGGCCGTCTCTACCAGATCTGCGGCCACGGCGTGGTGAGCGACCTGGTGCTCACCGGCCGGGCGATGGGCGCCGACGAGGCGCTGGCGCACGGCGTCGTCTCCCGGGTCGTGCCGGCCGACGAGCTCGACAGGACGGTGCGCGAGATGGCCGAGAAGATCGCCGCCGCGCCGAAGGTCTCGGTGAACATGGCGCGCGGCGTGATCCGCCATCTCTCGGAGCCGGCGCTGCGCTCGTCGATGGCGGACGAGCTGATCTTCCAGACGTTCATCAGCAGGTCGGACGACATCGCGGAGATGCGGACGGCACGGGCCGAGGGGCGCCCGCCCCGATACACGGGGAGCTGA
- a CDS encoding SDR family oxidoreductase → MTGNGPTGTNPTGGASEAGGTGGTGDVQGVIGLSEPPGAGESALPPGTFEGVAVVVTGGGTGLGRAIATEFARLGAAIVIGSRKPEHLDAGREAMEKLGAPVLASRCDIRDPEHVADLFDAAEAAFGLPGVLVNNAAANFPVPAEDMSPNAWRTVVDITLNGTFFCAREFARRLMAAGRPGSIVNVGASYAWTGGPGFAHSAAAKAGVKNMVETLAVEWGPYGIQVNGLVPGLFPHEDMTTDIQANLARTHDKAVAQPAMRVGRPRELGWAATFLASPYARFISGHTLVVDGANWQRRALTNPAVVTVRDQMGRGPFVP, encoded by the coding sequence ATGACCGGCAACGGACCCACGGGAACGAACCCGACCGGCGGCGCCAGCGAAGCAGGCGGGACCGGCGGGACCGGCGATGTTCAAGGCGTCATCGGGCTGTCCGAGCCGCCCGGCGCCGGCGAGAGCGCGTTACCGCCCGGCACCTTCGAGGGCGTCGCGGTCGTCGTGACCGGCGGCGGCACCGGGCTCGGCCGGGCGATCGCCACCGAGTTCGCCCGTCTCGGCGCGGCGATCGTCATCGGCAGCCGGAAGCCGGAGCATCTCGACGCCGGCCGGGAGGCCATGGAGAAGCTCGGCGCCCCGGTCCTCGCGAGCCGCTGCGACATCCGCGACCCCGAGCACGTCGCCGACCTGTTCGACGCGGCGGAAGCCGCGTTCGGCCTGCCCGGCGTGCTCGTCAACAACGCGGCCGCCAACTTCCCCGTTCCGGCCGAGGACATGTCACCGAACGCCTGGCGCACGGTCGTCGACATCACCCTGAACGGCACCTTCTTCTGCGCCCGCGAGTTCGCCCGCCGGCTGATGGCCGCCGGTCGGCCCGGCTCCATCGTCAACGTCGGGGCGTCCTACGCCTGGACGGGTGGACCCGGCTTCGCCCACTCGGCCGCGGCCAAGGCCGGGGTGAAGAACATGGTCGAGACGCTCGCCGTCGAGTGGGGGCCGTACGGGATTCAGGTGAACGGGCTGGTTCCCGGGCTCTTCCCGCACGAGGACATGACGACCGACATTCAGGCCAACCTCGCCCGTACCCATGACAAGGCCGTTGCCCAGCCGGCGATGCGGGTCGGCCGGCCGCGCGAGCTCGGCTGGGCGGCGACGTTCCTGGCCTCGCCCTATGCCCGGTTCATCTCCGGGCACACGCTCGTCGTCGACGGCGCGAACTGGCAGCGCCGGGCGCTGACCAACCCGGCGGTGGTCACCGTTCGCGACCAGATGGGACGCGGCCCCTTCGTCCCCTGA
- a CDS encoding LLM class flavin-dependent oxidoreductase codes for MSLSHTITNEVAAGARWPLRFGIFLAPFHQAGRNPTLLLEQDLSLIEHLDRLGFDEAWIGEHHSGGWEIISSPEIFIASAAARTRRIRLGTGVVSLPYHHPLHVADRIVLLDHLTRGRVMLGVGPGQLASDAHMLGIDTNRQREMMEESLEAVVALLAGDEPVTRQTDWFTLRDAVLQLAPYTRPRPEIAVAATFSPAGPRTAGRFGAGMLSIAASQAAGFDILGSHWEVASETAARHGQTMDRRGWRLMGQMHLADTVEQAAKDVAYGLTAVQTYQSKVLPIPFDPSTPLAERIEHGNATGSFICGTPDMAIAQIERLWQQSGGFGGYLLLAADLADQEATRHSYELFAREVVPHFTGASAAPLASENWQFGKSETWRNQTAAAIGKAVQDHAAATAPAPAAG; via the coding sequence TTGTCCCTGTCCCACACGATCACCAACGAGGTCGCGGCGGGAGCGCGCTGGCCACTGCGGTTCGGCATCTTCCTGGCGCCGTTCCACCAGGCCGGCCGCAACCCGACGCTGCTGCTCGAACAGGACCTGTCCCTGATCGAGCACCTCGACCGGCTCGGCTTCGACGAGGCGTGGATCGGCGAGCACCACTCCGGCGGCTGGGAGATCATCTCGTCGCCGGAGATCTTCATCGCCAGCGCCGCCGCGAGAACCCGCCGCATCCGGCTCGGGACCGGCGTCGTCTCGCTGCCCTACCACCATCCGCTGCACGTCGCCGACCGGATCGTCCTGCTCGACCATCTGACCCGCGGCCGGGTGATGCTCGGCGTGGGCCCCGGCCAGCTCGCCTCCGACGCCCACATGCTCGGCATCGACACCAACCGGCAGCGCGAGATGATGGAGGAGTCCCTCGAGGCCGTCGTCGCGCTGCTCGCCGGTGATGAGCCGGTGACCCGGCAGACCGACTGGTTCACTCTGCGGGACGCGGTGCTGCAGCTCGCCCCCTACACCCGACCGCGCCCGGAGATCGCCGTGGCCGCGACCTTCTCCCCCGCCGGCCCGCGCACCGCCGGCCGGTTCGGCGCCGGGATGCTCTCCATCGCCGCGAGCCAGGCCGCGGGCTTCGACATTCTCGGCTCCCATTGGGAGGTCGCGAGCGAGACGGCCGCGCGGCACGGGCAGACGATGGACCGGCGCGGCTGGCGGCTGATGGGCCAGATGCACCTGGCCGACACCGTCGAACAGGCCGCCAAGGACGTCGCCTACGGGCTCACCGCCGTGCAGACCTACCAGTCGAAGGTGCTGCCGATACCGTTCGACCCGTCGACCCCGCTGGCCGAGCGCATCGAGCACGGCAACGCGACCGGCTCGTTCATCTGCGGCACCCCGGACATGGCGATCGCGCAGATCGAGCGGTTGTGGCAGCAGTCCGGCGGTTTCGGCGGCTACCTGCTCCTCGCCGCCGACCTCGCCGACCAGGAAGCCACCCGGCACAGCTACGAGCTGTTCGCACGTGAGGTGGTCCCACATTTCACCGGCGCGTCCGCTGCCCCGCTCGCCTCGGAGAACTGGCAGTTCGGCAAGTCGGAGACGTGGCGCAACCAGACCGCCGCCGCCATCGGCAAGGCCGTCCAGGACCACGCCGCCGCCACCGCTCCCGCTCCGGCGGCCGGCTGA
- a CDS encoding WD40 repeat domain-containing serine/threonine protein kinase, translated as MADDPSEKVLDVGRPLRAEDPRVVGRYTLRRLLGAGGMGVVYLGQDTVNGRWVAVKLIRPDIVEEPEFRARFRREVGNARKVRGFCTAELLDADPDGEPAFLVTDYIPGPTLSQAVAREGPLAGAALEQLAVSVATALTVIHRAGVIHRDLKPGNVLLSPTGARVIDFGIARALDSTSVITQELSRLGTPAFMAPEQVRGELPTPKVDIFAWGGIVLFAATGRTPFDGPQELVPYRIVTEEPPLDALDGPLRAVVARAMSKQVEQRPTATELYSLLLELPHPGADEPVPDGPRRFPAPTGNPNLPTSPRLPPPQQPPPASTGPRTPPGPHTPSGGPSTPSGPRSPSGPRTPPGPHTPSGPRTPSGPRTPPGPHPQSGPHTPRPPAERTAPDSRRDGTGPSLIVPAPRGRRRRRSFGPVAIAVTGLLLAAVVGLFSGVPAAGLAIIVLTGVVLLVRRLRRLPTFTPRGSTDPGRILAGDLAVSPDGTTAAAATDTGVRMWYLFSPVRPAVLGSGSHPAYRTAVFSPDGRMLAAAGQAVELWDVRLGPMSTPRQLSTLPAGTGRLAFSPDGRLLAVAAGRATGANVWLWEVSSPDRPRLLATLGIPASDVVFSSRGRVLFTADGNRGQGMVSGWDIGAKPAQPTVLGRIETGGSAVARLALSPDGTLLATGATDSGVALWDVSDPAEPVARATLLRRRGGDDDRPQVSFSPDGTRLLAVSATLPPRLWDVRNPTRPRATSTAPNAHYQAVAAFIQQGQALLTADRQGAIQLWAYR; from the coding sequence ATGGCCGACGACCCGTCAGAGAAGGTCCTGGACGTCGGCAGGCCGTTGCGGGCCGAAGATCCCCGCGTCGTCGGGCGGTACACGCTGCGGCGCCTGCTGGGCGCCGGTGGGATGGGCGTGGTGTACCTCGGGCAGGACACCGTGAACGGGCGGTGGGTCGCCGTCAAGCTGATCCGTCCGGACATTGTCGAGGAGCCGGAGTTCCGCGCGCGTTTTCGCCGGGAGGTGGGCAACGCCCGCAAGGTCCGCGGGTTCTGCACAGCGGAGCTGCTCGATGCCGACCCGGATGGCGAGCCCGCGTTCCTCGTCACGGACTACATTCCCGGCCCGACGCTCAGCCAGGCCGTCGCGCGGGAGGGCCCGCTTGCCGGTGCGGCGCTCGAGCAGCTGGCGGTCAGCGTCGCGACGGCGTTGACGGTCATTCACCGCGCTGGCGTCATCCACCGCGACCTGAAGCCCGGAAACGTCCTGCTCTCGCCGACCGGCGCGCGAGTCATCGACTTCGGGATCGCCCGCGCGCTGGACTCGACGTCGGTCATCACCCAGGAGCTCAGTCGCCTCGGCACGCCGGCGTTCATGGCGCCGGAACAGGTCCGTGGCGAGCTGCCGACGCCGAAGGTCGACATCTTTGCCTGGGGTGGCATCGTCCTGTTCGCCGCCACCGGGCGGACCCCGTTCGACGGCCCGCAGGAACTGGTGCCCTACCGCATCGTGACCGAGGAGCCGCCGCTCGACGCGCTCGACGGGCCGCTGCGCGCGGTCGTCGCCCGCGCGATGAGCAAGCAGGTCGAGCAACGGCCGACGGCGACCGAGCTCTACAGCCTGCTGCTGGAGCTTCCCCACCCAGGCGCGGACGAGCCCGTCCCCGACGGTCCCAGGCGGTTCCCCGCGCCCACCGGAAACCCGAACCTCCCGACGTCGCCGCGGCTCCCACCGCCCCAGCAGCCGCCTCCCGCGTCCACGGGTCCACGCACGCCGCCGGGTCCGCACACGCCGTCTGGCGGCCCGTCCACACCGTCTGGCCCGCGCTCGCCGTCTGGCCCGCGTACGCCGCCAGGTCCGCATACCCCGTCCGGGCCACGTACCCCGTCCGGCCCGCGTACGCCGCCGGGACCGCACCCGCAGTCGGGGCCGCATACGCCGCGCCCGCCCGCCGAGCGGACGGCGCCCGACAGCCGCCGCGACGGGACGGGACCGTCCCTGATCGTGCCCGCGCCACGGGGACGCCGCCGGCGGCGGAGCTTCGGCCCGGTCGCCATCGCCGTCACCGGGCTGCTTCTGGCCGCCGTGGTGGGGCTGTTCTCGGGGGTGCCGGCCGCCGGACTGGCGATCATCGTCCTCACGGGCGTCGTCCTGCTGGTGCGCCGGCTGCGGCGGCTGCCGACCTTCACTCCCCGCGGCTCCACCGACCCCGGCCGGATTCTCGCCGGCGACCTGGCCGTGAGCCCGGACGGCACGACGGCCGCCGCGGCCACCGACACCGGCGTCCGGATGTGGTACCTGTTCTCGCCGGTGCGGCCGGCCGTTCTCGGTTCCGGCTCCCATCCGGCGTACCGGACGGCCGTGTTCAGCCCCGACGGCCGGATGCTGGCCGCCGCGGGTCAGGCCGTGGAGCTGTGGGACGTGCGGCTGGGCCCGATGTCCACCCCGCGGCAGCTGAGCACGCTGCCGGCGGGAACGGGCAGGCTGGCGTTCAGCCCGGACGGCCGGCTGCTCGCCGTCGCGGCCGGCCGGGCGACCGGTGCCAACGTGTGGCTGTGGGAGGTCAGCTCACCGGACCGGCCCAGGCTCCTGGCCACGCTGGGCATCCCGGCGTCCGACGTCGTGTTCAGCTCACGCGGGCGCGTCCTGTTCACGGCCGACGGAAACCGCGGCCAGGGGATGGTGAGCGGCTGGGACATCGGCGCCAAGCCCGCCCAGCCGACCGTGCTCGGCCGGATCGAGACCGGTGGGTCCGCCGTCGCGCGCCTCGCGCTGAGCCCCGACGGCACGCTGCTGGCGACGGGAGCCACGGACAGCGGCGTCGCGCTGTGGGACGTGAGCGACCCCGCCGAGCCGGTCGCCCGGGCGACCCTGCTGCGCCGCCGCGGCGGCGATGACGACCGGCCGCAGGTGTCGTTCAGCCCCGACGGGACCCGGCTGCTGGCCGTGTCCGCCACGCTGCCGCCACGCCTGTGGGACGTCAGAAACCCCACCCGGCCCCGGGCCACGTCCACCGCTCCCAACGCGCACTACCAGGCCGTGGCCGCGTTCATCCAGCAGGGCCAGGCCCTGCTGACCGCCGACCGGCAGGGCGCCATCCAGCTCTGGGCCTACCGCTGA